The proteins below come from a single Gemmatimonadaceae bacterium genomic window:
- the msrA gene encoding peptide-methionine (S)-S-oxide reductase MsrA produces MTNQQEVATLGGGCFWCLEAVYQEMPGVTGIVSGYAGGHVPHPTYEQVCGKGTGHAEVVQVSFDSGKVSYREILETFFATHDPTTVDRQGNDVGPQYRSVIFTHDDMQVATARSVIDELTREQVFRDPIVTEIRPLPEFYPAEEYHQNYYRQHTSQPYCAFVIAPKLAKYRKRLSTRADA; encoded by the coding sequence ATGACCAATCAACAGGAAGTGGCCACGCTCGGTGGCGGGTGTTTCTGGTGCCTCGAGGCGGTCTATCAGGAAATGCCCGGGGTGACGGGCATCGTCTCGGGCTACGCGGGTGGCCACGTTCCGCATCCGACCTACGAACAGGTGTGCGGCAAGGGAACGGGCCACGCCGAGGTGGTGCAGGTGAGCTTTGATTCCGGGAAGGTCAGCTATCGCGAGATTCTCGAGACCTTCTTTGCGACGCACGACCCGACGACGGTGGACCGGCAGGGCAACGATGTGGGTCCGCAATATCGATCCGTGATCTTCACGCACGATGATATGCAGGTTGCGACCGCACGCTCCGTCATCGACGAACTGACGCGTGAGCAGGTGTTTCGCGACCCCATCGTCACCGAGATTCGGCCGCTGCCGGAGTTCTATCCGGCGGAGGAGTACCACCAGAACTACTACCGGCAGCACACGTCGCAGCCCTACTGCGCGTTCGTGATCGCTCCCAAGCTCGCGAAGTACCGCAAGCGGTTGAGCACGCGTGCCGACGCCTAG
- a CDS encoding thioredoxin domain-containing protein, with the protein MRLLVLLGLLASPLSLPAQGMRVNVAGGRPISLEGYGVAKGKATAPIWIVEMADFGCGYCAKFAAETMPALDSLYTKPGKVQWRFVPFVLGMFPNAREAAEGAICAAEQGKFWPMHDKLYANRKAWMASRSPQMLVARYASEAGVNPAAYGACVKGKAVSATLARNNALAQSLLVRGTPTFVINGEIVPGALPRDVFVKGLDAVYQSVTARPR; encoded by the coding sequence ATGCGCCTCCTCGTACTGCTCGGCCTGCTTGCCTCGCCCCTGTCCCTGCCGGCTCAGGGCATGCGGGTAAACGTGGCCGGCGGCCGGCCGATCTCACTCGAAGGCTACGGCGTTGCAAAGGGAAAGGCGACCGCGCCGATCTGGATCGTGGAAATGGCAGACTTTGGCTGCGGCTATTGCGCGAAGTTCGCCGCGGAGACCATGCCGGCACTGGACTCACTCTACACGAAGCCCGGCAAGGTCCAGTGGCGATTCGTGCCCTTTGTGCTCGGGATGTTTCCCAACGCTCGCGAAGCCGCCGAGGGGGCGATCTGTGCCGCGGAGCAGGGCAAGTTCTGGCCGATGCACGACAAGCTCTACGCCAACCGCAAGGCATGGATGGCGTCGCGCTCCCCGCAGATGCTCGTGGCGCGTTATGCCAGCGAAGCGGGCGTGAACCCTGCGGCGTACGGCGCCTGCGTAAAGGGCAAGGCGGTGAGCGCGACCCTCGCGCGCAACAATGCGCTGGCCCAGTCGCTCCTGGTCCGTGGAACCCCAACCTTTGTGATCAACGGGGAGATCGTCCCCGGCGCACTCCCTCGCGACGTGTTCGTGAAGGGACTGGACGCTGTGTATCAGTCAGTGACCGCGCGGCCGCGCTGA
- a CDS encoding carbohydrate binding family 9 domain-containing protein: protein MTLQGFRAAAGVVLLASSAMAQSQGPTTPGAGASAGRAGKVAVTTSPPTIDGRLDDAVWREAELFTDFVQREPLEGTPVSERTEVRVATDGQALYVAAWLYDRDAASIVPSEKIRDVTLTNSDYFGFILDTYHDRQNGFLFGTTPSGVEHDAQIVREGEGGGVFAGGQTRAQAGSMGGVNLNWDASWTVATSTDSAGWYAEFRIPFSTIRYGAGATQTWGFNIMRGIRRRNEEALWSRVNRQFNIHRLSQAGTLEGVQVPVKRIATVTPYVLGQSTRTYATQSEFRYPAEWGLDAKYGVTPSLTLDLTYNTDFAQVEVDEQRTNLTRFPIFFPEKRPFFLENAGVFSAGTPQAVDLFFTRRIGIDSLGQVTPIIGGGRLTGRVGGLTVGALQMFTDDVGQVNGNSYTVGRVLKEISSRSRIGVIGVQRQRMGDSDDYNRVFGVDGRLGVGQAWTFDAWASKSQTKGRDGDDAAFSGRAEFRTRDWNNNVRFLQVGEDFNPEVGFMGRPGGYRFYDISTMRLVRSTKWTRVRQWNPHVNFRGYYDMDGYYQNGTIHVDVTEVELNSGARFGPEMNVTHEGLQVPFAIAPGVNIPVGSYDWAQLGFDFNSNPSAPLSFSGRTDFGPFYNGTRNGGNLTLTARKGSSISSSLLLDYQDVNLDQGSFIRKLVGLKFAYFFTPRVFFQSLTQYNNQQQVFTSNLRFAWLNTAGTGLFIVFNDGQTADGFTRWRDPIARSFTVKYTRQIGSGG, encoded by the coding sequence ATGACACTCCAGGGGTTTCGCGCCGCCGCCGGCGTCGTTCTGCTCGCGTCGTCCGCGATGGCGCAGTCACAGGGGCCGACCACACCCGGAGCCGGCGCTTCTGCGGGCCGCGCGGGCAAGGTTGCAGTCACGACCTCACCGCCGACGATCGACGGCCGCCTCGACGACGCGGTCTGGCGCGAGGCGGAGCTCTTTACCGACTTCGTCCAGCGGGAGCCCCTGGAGGGGACGCCGGTTTCCGAGCGGACCGAGGTCCGCGTGGCAACCGACGGACAGGCGCTCTATGTCGCGGCCTGGCTTTATGACCGCGACGCCGCATCCATTGTCCCGAGCGAGAAGATTCGCGACGTCACGCTCACCAACTCGGACTACTTCGGCTTCATCCTCGACACGTATCACGATCGGCAGAACGGCTTTCTGTTCGGGACCACGCCGTCAGGCGTCGAACACGATGCGCAGATCGTTCGAGAGGGCGAAGGGGGCGGCGTGTTCGCGGGCGGGCAGACCAGGGCGCAGGCGGGGTCGATGGGTGGCGTGAACCTGAACTGGGACGCCTCCTGGACGGTCGCCACCTCGACGGACTCGGCGGGCTGGTACGCGGAGTTTCGCATTCCGTTCTCGACCATCCGCTACGGTGCCGGCGCGACGCAAACGTGGGGCTTCAACATCATGCGAGGCATCCGTCGCCGGAACGAAGAAGCGCTGTGGTCGCGCGTGAACCGGCAGTTCAACATCCATCGTCTTTCGCAGGCCGGGACGCTCGAGGGTGTGCAGGTACCGGTGAAGCGCATCGCGACGGTCACGCCCTATGTCCTCGGCCAGTCGACGCGCACGTACGCAACGCAGTCCGAGTTCAGGTATCCGGCGGAGTGGGGCCTGGATGCCAAGTACGGTGTGACGCCGAGCCTGACGCTCGACCTGACCTACAACACCGACTTTGCGCAGGTCGAAGTCGACGAGCAGCGCACGAACCTCACGCGGTTTCCGATCTTCTTCCCCGAAAAGCGCCCCTTCTTCCTCGAGAACGCGGGCGTGTTCTCGGCGGGCACTCCGCAGGCCGTGGACCTGTTCTTCACCCGACGCATCGGGATCGACTCGTTAGGGCAGGTGACACCGATCATCGGCGGCGGTCGACTGACGGGCCGCGTGGGCGGCCTCACCGTGGGCGCGCTGCAGATGTTCACCGACGACGTCGGGCAGGTGAACGGCAACTCGTACACGGTGGGTCGTGTGCTCAAGGAGATCTCCTCGCGCTCGCGGATCGGCGTGATCGGCGTGCAGCGGCAGCGCATGGGTGACAGCGACGACTACAACCGCGTATTCGGCGTCGACGGCCGACTCGGCGTCGGGCAGGCGTGGACCTTCGATGCGTGGGCGTCGAAGTCGCAGACGAAGGGCCGCGACGGCGACGATGCCGCGTTCAGCGGCCGCGCCGAGTTCCGCACGCGGGACTGGAACAACAACGTGCGCTTTCTGCAGGTGGGCGAGGACTTCAATCCTGAAGTCGGCTTCATGGGACGCCCTGGCGGGTACCGGTTCTACGACATCTCCACGATGCGCCTGGTGCGCAGCACGAAGTGGACGCGGGTGCGCCAGTGGAACCCGCATGTGAACTTCCGCGGCTACTACGACATGGACGGCTACTACCAGAACGGCACGATCCACGTCGACGTGACCGAGGTGGAGCTGAACAGCGGGGCGCGGTTTGGTCCCGAGATGAACGTGACGCACGAGGGCCTGCAGGTGCCGTTCGCGATCGCTCCGGGGGTGAACATTCCGGTGGGGTCGTACGACTGGGCGCAGCTCGGATTCGATTTCAACTCCAACCCGAGTGCCCCGCTGTCGTTCAGCGGACGCACGGACTTCGGGCCGTTCTACAACGGCACGCGCAACGGTGGCAACCTCACACTCACCGCGCGCAAGGGTTCGTCGATCTCCTCGTCGCTGCTGCTGGACTACCAGGACGTGAACCTCGACCAGGGCAGCTTTATCCGGAAGCTCGTGGGCCTCAAGTTCGCGTACTTCTTCACCCCGCGCGTGTTCTTCCAGTCGCTGACGCAGTACAACAACCAGCAGCAGGTCTTCACGTCGAACCTGCGGTTTGCCTGGCTCAACACCGCAGGCACCGGGCTCTTCATCGTCTTCAACGACGGGCAGACGGCAGACGGCTTCACGCGCTGGCGCGACCCGATCGCGCGGTCGTTCACCGTCAAGTACACGCGGCAGATCGGTTCCGGCGGCTAG
- a CDS encoding PepSY domain-containing protein: MSSRTAWWRQWHRWIAFPASVFILFAAVTGILTAFTEFFGEEETIRERTRQLVSPVTLAAPAAAWSEPIGRALAAARETAGDAPIDKVTIEFKGDAPRVMVFTGKPEGGEDRKFVIDEKTGRLLANETYADKPLLYRIHSGEFLGDGGLVVAMGWGLALAFVGLSGVVIYLRILLRPRTPEPVGLKRFFW; encoded by the coding sequence ATGAGTTCGCGAACTGCGTGGTGGCGCCAGTGGCATCGCTGGATCGCCTTTCCTGCCTCGGTCTTTATCCTTTTCGCTGCCGTCACGGGCATTTTGACGGCGTTCACCGAGTTCTTCGGCGAGGAGGAGACCATTCGCGAGCGGACTCGGCAGCTGGTGAGTCCGGTGACCCTTGCTGCGCCGGCAGCGGCGTGGTCGGAGCCCATCGGCCGGGCGCTGGCCGCGGCCCGCGAGACGGCTGGTGACGCGCCGATCGACAAGGTGACGATCGAATTCAAGGGTGATGCGCCGCGCGTGATGGTTTTCACGGGTAAGCCTGAGGGCGGCGAGGATCGCAAGTTCGTGATCGATGAAAAGACCGGTCGATTGCTCGCCAACGAGACGTACGCGGACAAGCCGTTGCTCTACCGGATCCACTCCGGCGAATTCCTGGGCGACGGTGGCCTGGTGGTCGCGATGGGCTGGGGGCTGGCGCTCGCGTTCGTCGGCCTCTCAGGCGTCGTGATCTATCTGCGGATCCTCCTGCGACCTCGCACACCCGAGCCAGTTGGCCTGAAGCGATTTTTCTGGTAG
- a CDS encoding protein kinase translates to MARVFVATETALGRKVVLKVLPPEMAGAVSIQRFMREIRVAAQLQHPHVVPLLSAGEAAGVPWYSMPFVAGESLRARLEHQGELPIGAIVPTLREIASALAHAHARGVVHRDIKPENILLSDGAAFVSDFGVAKAIADAGEASLTSQGMALGTPAYMSPEQGTADPRTDHRADVYAFGVVAYEMLVGHTPFAGRSAQATLAAHVNEVPVPVQQARPATPPALATLVMRCLEKSPADRPQAASELIQTLDALATPSGTLPSSVTERAGAASSVGHPAPVRTPGTRRAVVLWTSGAVLALAAVGGWFAGTRPREVVPRAQLIAVAPFANETGEPQFDVLGRYTADVLTRELSRDDTLVVLSATAVQAALSNAPRDVDVASYLANATNSSVIVHGSIYLQGDSLRLQATITRAAGGTMPRAIDPVVGVRTAASEAVDVLRDRVLGAFAIDGNWVMTRAPKIEAYLEFSEGLAFFGVDYPRARRHLHRAIAIDSTLFAAYVTLATAYANVAMWDSSAAVVSLFGRFQNRLSADERDWLAMNRGILAGDIEAELVAARRLMKRDPRGLPAYLTGLYALWSLRHGEALRALLEVDSMSLARRWPLGFQTSVLAGTYHLGSDYAHELAMLLDRRRAYPDDRRLLASHMMPLAGLGQGAWGAALADSLLRGTAGLDRVVHSVQAGALEFDAHGDSVTARQIAGQVTRWYAAQRGGRPDAFHRVTLGSALLVQGLVDSALQVFSRTGPTEPEPSSAPLLTLAGYRGLALARKGDRAGAMAVADSLGALTRPWLFGNHTFWRAAIMAELGDREAAMTGLAEAYKQGVPKSLWHASYPLRALRGYPPFEVALRPVQ, encoded by the coding sequence ATGGCGCGCGTCTTTGTCGCAACGGAGACGGCACTCGGTCGCAAAGTGGTGCTCAAGGTCCTGCCGCCGGAGATGGCGGGCGCCGTCTCGATCCAGCGCTTCATGCGCGAGATCCGAGTGGCTGCGCAGCTCCAGCACCCACATGTCGTCCCGCTTCTCAGTGCGGGCGAGGCGGCCGGCGTGCCGTGGTACAGCATGCCGTTCGTTGCTGGCGAGTCGTTGCGAGCAAGGCTCGAACACCAGGGAGAACTGCCGATTGGCGCGATTGTTCCCACGCTGCGGGAGATCGCGAGCGCGCTGGCTCACGCACATGCACGCGGCGTCGTGCATCGAGACATCAAGCCAGAAAACATCCTGCTGTCCGATGGTGCAGCCTTCGTCTCCGACTTCGGCGTCGCCAAGGCGATCGCCGACGCCGGCGAAGCTTCGTTGACGTCGCAGGGAATGGCGTTGGGCACGCCGGCATATATGTCCCCGGAGCAGGGCACCGCTGACCCGCGGACTGATCACCGTGCGGATGTCTATGCGTTTGGCGTGGTTGCCTACGAGATGCTCGTCGGGCACACGCCCTTCGCGGGCCGTTCAGCTCAGGCGACGCTGGCGGCGCACGTGAACGAGGTGCCCGTCCCTGTTCAGCAGGCGCGGCCGGCCACGCCGCCCGCGCTGGCTACTCTCGTGATGCGCTGCCTCGAGAAGTCACCCGCGGACCGACCGCAGGCGGCGTCGGAGCTGATTCAAACCCTCGATGCGCTCGCCACACCCAGCGGCACGTTGCCTTCGTCGGTCACGGAACGCGCTGGTGCGGCGTCGTCCGTCGGCCATCCGGCGCCGGTGCGGACTCCGGGCACTCGTCGCGCCGTCGTGCTCTGGACGAGCGGGGCGGTCCTCGCGCTCGCCGCCGTCGGCGGCTGGTTTGCCGGGACGCGTCCCCGCGAAGTAGTGCCTCGGGCGCAGCTCATCGCTGTTGCCCCGTTCGCGAACGAGACGGGTGAACCGCAGTTCGACGTTCTTGGACGCTACACGGCCGACGTGCTGACCCGTGAACTCTCGCGGGACGATACGCTGGTCGTGCTCTCCGCGACGGCGGTTCAGGCAGCGCTCAGCAATGCGCCACGCGACGTGGACGTCGCCTCCTACCTGGCGAATGCAACGAACTCGTCGGTGATCGTGCATGGCTCCATCTACCTTCAGGGGGACTCTCTGCGCTTGCAGGCAACGATCACCCGCGCGGCAGGCGGAACCATGCCCAGAGCCATAGATCCCGTGGTGGGCGTGCGCACCGCAGCGAGCGAGGCCGTCGACGTGCTGCGTGACCGCGTGCTTGGCGCGTTTGCCATCGACGGCAATTGGGTGATGACTCGCGCGCCGAAGATCGAGGCGTATCTCGAGTTCAGCGAGGGCCTGGCGTTCTTCGGCGTCGACTATCCACGTGCCCGCCGGCATCTGCATCGCGCAATCGCCATCGACTCCACCCTGTTCGCAGCGTACGTGACGCTTGCCACGGCGTACGCGAACGTCGCCATGTGGGATTCGAGCGCCGCTGTCGTCAGCCTATTTGGCCGATTTCAGAATCGCCTGTCGGCCGATGAGCGCGACTGGCTCGCGATGAACAGAGGCATCCTGGCGGGAGACATCGAGGCGGAACTCGTGGCCGCTCGCAGGTTGATGAAGCGCGATCCACGTGGGCTTCCGGCGTACCTGACCGGGCTCTATGCACTCTGGTCCCTGCGTCATGGCGAAGCGCTCCGCGCCTTGTTGGAAGTAGACTCGATGTCTCTGGCACGGCGATGGCCGCTGGGATTTCAGACTTCAGTGCTCGCCGGGACGTATCATCTGGGTTCCGACTACGCACACGAACTTGCTATGCTGCTGGATCGGCGTCGCGCGTATCCGGATGATCGTCGTCTCCTTGCATCGCACATGATGCCCCTGGCAGGACTTGGGCAGGGGGCCTGGGGAGCTGCGCTCGCGGACTCTCTCCTTCGAGGCACGGCGGGTCTCGACCGCGTCGTGCACTCCGTTCAGGCTGGAGCGCTGGAATTCGACGCCCACGGTGACTCGGTGACCGCTCGACAGATCGCTGGACAGGTCACGCGTTGGTATGCTGCCCAGCGAGGAGGGCGACCGGACGCCTTCCATCGCGTCACCTTGGGATCGGCCCTCCTCGTGCAGGGCCTCGTGGATTCGGCGCTCCAGGTGTTCTCACGCACTGGGCCGACGGAACCCGAGCCATCCTCGGCGCCTCTGCTGACGCTCGCGGGCTACCGCGGCCTAGCGCTCGCGCGCAAGGGTGACCGCGCCGGAGCGATGGCGGTCGCTGATTCGTTAGGTGCACTGACGCGGCCGTGGCTCTTTGGCAATCACACGTTCTGGCGAGCGGCAATCATGGCCGAGCTTGGCGACCGCGAGGCGGCGATGACAGGGCTAGCCGAGGCCTACAAGCAGGGTGTTCCAAAGAGCCTGTGGCATGCCTCCTACCCCCTCCGGGCCCTTCGTGGCTATCCGCCGTTTGAGGTGGCGCTTCGGCCCGTCCAATGA
- a CDS encoding response regulator transcription factor yields the protein MSRITLIVADDHPIVRAGLQGLLASQSDFQVVGEAANGREAIALVERFTPAVALVDLRMPVLDGVGATREIRQRFPGTHVLVLTTYDTDADVLRAIEAGATGYLLKEAPREELFRAVRATARGQSVLSPSVASRLVGLARGNDDRSLSARELEVLALVARGASNKLIARDLGISEATVKTHLLHIFGKLGVDDRTAAVTTAIERGILPTAR from the coding sequence ATGAGTCGCATCACGTTGATCGTGGCCGACGATCACCCGATCGTGCGCGCCGGTCTGCAGGGCCTGCTGGCATCGCAGTCCGACTTTCAGGTGGTGGGTGAGGCAGCGAATGGTCGCGAAGCCATCGCTCTGGTGGAGCGCTTCACGCCGGCTGTTGCCCTCGTGGACCTGCGCATGCCCGTTCTCGACGGAGTCGGTGCCACGCGGGAGATCCGCCAGCGCTTCCCGGGAACGCATGTGCTGGTTCTCACCACGTATGACACCGATGCCGATGTCCTGCGCGCGATCGAGGCTGGCGCCACGGGTTACCTGCTCAAGGAGGCGCCGCGCGAGGAGTTGTTCCGGGCGGTACGAGCGACGGCGCGGGGGCAGTCAGTGTTGTCGCCGTCTGTCGCCTCGCGTCTGGTCGGTCTGGCGCGCGGCAACGATGACCGCAGTCTGAGCGCTCGCGAGTTGGAGGTGCTGGCGCTCGTCGCCCGCGGGGCCAGCAACAAGCTCATCGCGCGCGACCTGGGGATCAGCGAGGCAACGGTCAAGACGCACCTGCTGCACATCTTCGGGAAACTCGGCGTGGACGACCGGACGGCGGCCGTCACGACGGCAATCGAACGAGGCATCCTGCCAACCGCGCGTTAG
- a CDS encoding sensor histidine kinase, with protein MATSLDLKRDEWAAWAWTRWMRRWPLAFAVLLAIALTGWWQDGAPGPVRVVPLTLALIGWVVVWVYTITRPRVTRWRDLRLLAVAAIALNIGLTHHALSFWLVGLAIAPMYFVVLPLPWAIGCTIVLAGHAGLAGRAPSTTEMSAVELIAFLASRGILLVFVGLFLRSVVRQSARVQLLSETLAATRDDLAAAERIAGALEERQRVARELHDTVTQGVSAAIMHLESAEQMLPAASTEVGEHLGRARSVARESLEDLRRVIGALRPDLLEHAELPEAIARAGQRWSMRTGVAVRTSVVGLALPLHAEADITLLRAVQEALNNVWKHARAAQVVVTLSYMGERVALDVRDDGTGFVPSEAMNGVGFGLRAMRERIEQLGGELAIESEMGVGTTVSVLLPTWQTAETRAWTRPS; from the coding sequence GTGGCGACTTCCCTTGACCTGAAGCGCGACGAGTGGGCCGCCTGGGCCTGGACGCGTTGGATGCGCCGCTGGCCGCTGGCGTTCGCGGTGCTGCTCGCGATTGCGCTCACCGGTTGGTGGCAGGATGGCGCCCCCGGCCCCGTGCGCGTTGTTCCACTGACACTTGCGCTCATCGGCTGGGTGGTCGTGTGGGTGTACACGATCACGCGCCCGCGAGTCACACGGTGGAGGGACCTGCGGCTGCTGGCCGTCGCAGCGATCGCGCTGAACATCGGGCTCACCCATCACGCGCTCTCCTTCTGGCTCGTTGGTCTCGCGATCGCGCCGATGTACTTCGTCGTGCTCCCGCTGCCGTGGGCGATCGGATGCACGATCGTGCTGGCCGGGCATGCAGGACTGGCGGGGCGGGCCCCGAGCACGACCGAGATGAGTGCGGTGGAGCTGATCGCCTTTCTCGCTTCGCGGGGGATACTGCTGGTATTCGTTGGTCTCTTCCTTCGCTCGGTCGTCCGGCAGTCGGCGCGAGTCCAGCTTCTGTCGGAGACGCTTGCTGCGACTCGCGACGACCTGGCGGCCGCGGAGCGAATCGCCGGCGCTCTGGAGGAGCGGCAGCGCGTCGCGCGTGAGCTGCACGACACGGTGACGCAGGGTGTGAGCGCAGCCATCATGCACCTTGAATCCGCCGAGCAGATGCTGCCCGCGGCGTCGACGGAGGTGGGCGAGCATCTGGGGCGAGCGCGGAGCGTAGCGCGTGAGAGCCTGGAGGATCTGCGTCGTGTCATCGGGGCGCTGCGTCCTGATCTGCTCGAGCACGCAGAGCTGCCCGAGGCGATCGCGCGCGCTGGTCAGCGTTGGTCGATGCGCACGGGAGTGGCCGTACGCACTTCGGTGGTGGGGCTTGCGCTGCCTTTGCATGCCGAGGCGGACATCACATTGCTGCGTGCCGTTCAGGAGGCGCTGAACAACGTGTGGAAGCACGCGCGAGCCGCGCAGGTCGTGGTGACGCTCTCCTATATGGGCGAACGGGTCGCGCTCGACGTGCGCGATGACGGAACAGGGTTCGTGCCATCCGAGGCCATGAACGGAGTCGGTTTCGGCCTGCGCGCGATGCGCGAGCGAATCGAGCAACTCGGTGGCGAACTTGCGATCGAGAGCGAAATGGGCGTCGGGACCACGGTCAGCGTCCTGCTCCCGACGTGGCAGACGGCAGAGACGCGCGCCTGGACCAGGCCTTCATGA
- a CDS encoding alpha/beta hydrolase, translated as MRRLFITCLLALAACTDSTAPIGREPTRGFVTVAADVKLEYIDYGGSGYPLVLLAGLGNTAHVFESFVPRLSGTYRVIAITRRGFGASTQASYGYDTGTLAEDIRTVLDSLRLSRVHVVGHSLAGDEMTRLALDHADRIGKLVFLDAAYDRTALGALIAAHPFPAAPPPGGLDLVSSSALGRYLARIRGITLPDAEVRATYTFDADGSVSGEVTPPEVLLALLQGIEAPEWTRVRTPSLAVYAVPQDAGDVLPWLGAASPGWASAQRLIRDVYMPFYRHERERFRASTSDSRVLELPGANHYVFLSDPARVAQAIRDFLGR; from the coding sequence ATGCGACGCCTCTTCATCACCTGCCTGCTCGCCCTTGCGGCGTGCACCGATAGCACCGCGCCGATCGGGCGCGAGCCCACACGCGGATTCGTCACCGTGGCCGCCGACGTCAAGCTGGAGTACATCGACTACGGCGGCTCGGGTTACCCTCTCGTCCTCCTCGCCGGACTGGGCAATACCGCGCACGTCTTCGAGTCCTTCGTGCCCCGCCTGAGTGGCACGTATCGTGTCATTGCCATCACGCGTCGGGGATTCGGCGCCTCCACCCAGGCCAGCTACGGCTACGACACCGGCACGCTCGCCGAAGACATCCGCACGGTGCTGGACTCTCTCCGGCTGTCACGCGTGCATGTCGTCGGCCACTCCCTCGCCGGTGACGAGATGACGCGCCTTGCCCTGGATCATGCCGATCGCATCGGCAAGCTCGTATTCCTCGACGCGGCCTACGACCGGACCGCACTCGGCGCCCTCATCGCCGCACATCCGTTCCCCGCAGCTCCCCCACCCGGTGGGTTGGATCTGGTTTCCTCGTCGGCGCTCGGCCGATACCTGGCACGCATCCGCGGCATCACGCTGCCGGACGCCGAGGTGCGCGCGACCTACACGTTTGATGCGGATGGAAGCGTGTCCGGTGAAGTGACGCCTCCGGAGGTGCTGCTGGCGCTCCTCCAGGGCATCGAGGCACCAGAGTGGACGCGGGTACGGACGCCGTCGCTCGCGGTGTACGCCGTACCCCAGGATGCGGGTGATGTGTTGCCATGGCTCGGCGCCGCGTCACCCGGATGGGCGAGTGCCCAGCGCCTGATCCGGGACGTCTACATGCCCTTCTACCGACACGAGCGTGAGCGCTTCCGCGCATCCACATCCGATAGCAGGGTGCTCGAACTCCCCGGAGCGAACCACTACGTCTTCCTCTCGGACCCTGCTCGCGTAGCGCAGGCCATCCGCGACTTCCTTGGACGCTGA
- a CDS encoding alpha/beta hydrolase: protein MRTLLAHAFLLAVSTCYAGCHRAVSPERPSPQRTAWVDTLGFRNRLVGTGDTWVHTIDYGGRGPALVFLAGLGNSAHVFDEFAPRFTNAYRVVGLTRRGYGESGRPSDGYDTARLVEDVRIALDSLGITAAVLVGHSVAGDELTGFGARYPARTLGLVYLDAAYDRHGMTAKLVQRFFLNQLPPSAPGPRGDDRKSALGMQAFLERTYGVPWPLTEVHATRRFDADGRYVGDAGAGSTGFKVMRGEEAMAYERLTAPVLAMYATERSVERDYPWIRHMTIGRGFKYMDALRASRAQDRFERGERERLRKALPNARVVELKDASHYVFISHATIVEEEMRRFLESLHPAS, encoded by the coding sequence ATGCGCACTCTGCTCGCTCATGCATTCCTGCTCGCCGTCTCCACCTGCTACGCTGGATGCCATCGGGCGGTGTCGCCAGAGCGGCCGTCACCGCAACGCACGGCGTGGGTGGACACCCTGGGTTTCCGGAATCGGCTCGTTGGGACCGGGGATACGTGGGTACACACGATCGACTATGGCGGACGTGGACCGGCCCTCGTGTTCCTCGCCGGACTCGGCAACTCCGCGCATGTATTCGATGAATTCGCCCCACGCTTCACGAACGCCTATCGCGTGGTCGGCCTCACGAGACGCGGCTACGGCGAGTCAGGGCGGCCCTCCGATGGCTACGACACCGCACGACTGGTGGAGGACGTACGGATCGCCCTCGATTCGCTTGGCATTACCGCCGCCGTGCTCGTGGGTCACTCGGTGGCAGGTGATGAACTCACCGGGTTTGGTGCGCGATACCCTGCGCGCACGCTCGGCCTCGTGTATCTCGACGCGGCGTACGACCGACACGGCATGACAGCCAAACTGGTGCAGCGCTTCTTCCTCAATCAGTTGCCACCGTCGGCCCCCGGGCCGCGCGGCGACGATCGCAAGTCCGCGCTGGGCATGCAAGCATTTCTCGAACGCACCTACGGCGTCCCGTGGCCGCTCACCGAGGTGCACGCCACCCGGCGCTTTGATGCTGACGGTCGCTATGTGGGCGACGCGGGGGCCGGTAGCACCGGCTTCAAAGTCATGCGCGGCGAGGAGGCGATGGCATACGAACGCCTGACCGCTCCCGTGCTCGCGATGTACGCCACCGAGCGTTCGGTCGAGCGGGACTACCCCTGGATCCGCCACATGACGATCGGGCGCGGCTTCAAGTACATGGACGCGCTGCGTGCAAGCCGCGCTCAGGATCGCTTCGAGCGGGGTGAGCGCGAGAGGCTCCGGAAGGCGCTACCGAACGCTCGAGTCGTGGAACTGAAGGACGCGTCGCACTACGTGTTCATCTCGCACGCAACGATCGTCGAGGAGGAGATGCGCCGTTTTCTCGAGAGTCTCCACCCGGCCAGTTGA